The nucleotide window GCGGGAGTTAGACCAACCGTGGGACCTGGTTATCGTCGGCGGTGGCATAACGGGCGCGGGCATTTTGCGCGAGGCGGCGCGGTTGGGGCTGCGGGCGCTGCTGGTAGAGCAGAAAGATTTCGCCTGGGGCACATCCAGCCGCTCCTCCAAACTGGTGCATGGCGGGCTGCGTTATCTCAAGGAAGGCAAAATCGGTCTGACACGCGCCTCGGTGCTGGAACGGCAGCAGTTATTGGCCGAAGGGCCAGGGCTGATTGACCCGCTGGGCTTTTTGCTGGCGACCTACAAAAGCGATAAAACCGGCCGTCTGGTCTTCCGCGCCGGGCTGACGGTTTACGATTTGTTGGCGCTGCAATGGAGCCACAAGTATTACAGCCCACGCGACTTCCAGATGCTCGCGCCGCACCTGACCAGCGCCGGGCTCAAGGGCGGCTTCCGCTACGGCGACGCCCAGACAGACGACGCCCGGCTGGTGCTGCGCGTCATCGCCGAGGCGGTGGCCGATGGCGGCGTCGCCATCAACTACGTCGCCGCCGAAGCTGTGCTGCGGGATGAAAACGGCCGTGTCACCGGCCTCACGTTAGGCGACGCACTCACCGGGCAAACGGCCGATGTCACAGCGCGCGTCGTGGTCAGCGCCACCGGAGCCTGGGCCGATACGCTGCGTGAACAGGTGGGCGGCGCGGCCAAGATACGGCCGCTGCGCGGCAGCCACCTGGTCTTTCCCAATTGGCGTTTGCCGGTGGCCCAGGCCATCAGCTTTTTACACCCCATTGACCAACGCCCGGTGATGATTTTCCCTTGGGAGGGCGTGACTCTGGTGGGTACAACCGACGTGGACCACCACAATTCGCTGGACAAAGAGCCGTGTATCTCGCCCGACGAAACGGCCTACTTGTTGGCGGCGGTGGAAGCGCAGTTCCCATCGCTGGGCATTGGCCTGGGCGACGTGGTGGCCGCCTTTGCCGGGGTGCGCCCGGTGATTGGCAGCGGCAAAGAAGACCCATCGGAAGAATCGCGCGACCACGTAGTCTGGGTGGAAAACGGTCTGCTGACGGTGACCGGCGGCAAGCTGACCACCTTCCGCCTCATCGCCCTGGACGCGCTGAAGGAGGTGCGCCACCTGCTGCCCGATTTGCCGCAAGCCGACAACAACCTGCCGGTGCTAAATCCGGTGGACGTGGCCCTGCCCGGCGGCGAACAATTAGCCGAAGAGGTACGCCGCCGCCTGTTGGGGCGCTATGGCGCGGCGGCCCCGGAATTGGCGGCCGCGGCGCAGCCGGGCGAACTGGAGGTTATCCCCGGCACGCAGACGGTGTGGGCGGAACTACGCTGGGCGGCCCGCGCCGAGGCGGTGGTTCATCTGGATGATTTGCTGCTGCGGCGGGTGCGCCTAGGCATTTTGCTGCCGGCGGGCGGCGCAGCGCTGCTGCCACGCATTCAGGCCATTTGTCAGGCGGAGTTGGGGTGGGATGACGGCCGTTGGCAAAGCGAACAGGCGGCTTATCTGGCGCTGGTACGCGGCTGCTACAACATCCCCGACGCGGCGCTCGTCCCGGATTGGCGGGCGCTGCTGGCCGCTGCGAAGCAAGCTGAGTTGGCGGATGTGGCGGACGAGACGGATGGGGGATGGCAGCGGCCGCTGCTGCTGGCGACGGCCGTCGGGTTGGTAGTCGTGGGATGGTATCTGTTTACCCGAAGAATGGCACGCGGGTAAACACGGATAATACAGATTTTCGCGGATAACGATGACCAAAAACTGCGTTAATCCGCTGCACCGTAACATCTCAATAATCGGGGGAACTTCCGAGAGGTTTGTCGCTATCGCCACGGCCGTCTTTAGCCCTGTTTACGGGGCGTCATTTTTTAGCCTGGGGCTTTAGCTCCAGGCGCAGGGGATAACCGGCGACGACCAGCGCTAAAGCGCCGGTCTACAAAACAACGCCGGGTAAACCCGGCTTTTACCTCTTTGCCACCGATTGACCCCTAAAATATTGAGAAGATTCGCTGCATCCGTGAAAATCCGCGTTCAATTTTGAACGCGAAGCTGTCAGTATTTCGCCAATGCTTTGCCCTGGTGTGATAGTAGGGACGGGACAGGCGGGAGACAAGGCGTTGGTGATTGGCAAAAATGTTGTCCCGCCCCTACGGCTGGATCGCAAATTGAGAATTGCTGATAGGAGCAGTCCAGGGGCATAACCATGATAAACTTCAACACGAAACGTGACATTGGTTCAAAAGCTTCAAGGCGCATATAATTCCACCGATTTGCACTCTGGCCGGTAATCTGGCCCTCTTGAGGAAACATGTCATGACCAAACGCCTGATTATTTTACTCTTCGCCGCTGTGCTTTTGCTGCTGGCGGCCTGCGGCGGCGGCGGCGAAGGCGATCCGGCGCAAACCGTGGAACAATACCTGCAAGCCAAAACCACCGGCGATGCAGAGACCATCCGCGCTTTGCTGTGCGCCGACATGGAGCAATTTCTGGAACGTGAAACGCGCACTTTCGACAGTGTGAGTGGTGTGCAGATTCAGGATATGGCCTGCACCCGCGACGGCAGCAGCGACGTAGTGCGCTGCCAGGGTAAAATCGTCGCCACTTACGGCACAGAAGACACCGAGTTTCCCCTGACCAATTATCGCGTCGTCCAGGAAGA belongs to Candidatus Leptovillus gracilis and includes:
- a CDS encoding glycerol-3-phosphate dehydrogenase/oxidase, which translates into the protein MWTGDWREEVWRELDQPWDLVIVGGGITGAGILREAARLGLRALLVEQKDFAWGTSSRSSKLVHGGLRYLKEGKIGLTRASVLERQQLLAEGPGLIDPLGFLLATYKSDKTGRLVFRAGLTVYDLLALQWSHKYYSPRDFQMLAPHLTSAGLKGGFRYGDAQTDDARLVLRVIAEAVADGGVAINYVAAEAVLRDENGRVTGLTLGDALTGQTADVTARVVVSATGAWADTLREQVGGAAKIRPLRGSHLVFPNWRLPVAQAISFLHPIDQRPVMIFPWEGVTLVGTTDVDHHNSLDKEPCISPDETAYLLAAVEAQFPSLGIGLGDVVAAFAGVRPVIGSGKEDPSEESRDHVVWVENGLLTVTGGKLTTFRLIALDALKEVRHLLPDLPQADNNLPVLNPVDVALPGGEQLAEEVRRRLLGRYGAAAPELAAAAQPGELEVIPGTQTVWAELRWAARAEAVVHLDDLLLRRVRLGILLPAGGAALLPRIQAICQAELGWDDGRWQSEQAAYLALVRGCYNIPDAALVPDWRALLAAAKQAELADVADETDGGWQRPLLLATAVGLVVVGWYLFTRRMARG
- a CDS encoding nuclear transport factor 2 family protein; its protein translation is MTKRLIILLFAAVLLLLAACGGGGEGDPAQTVEQYLQAKTTGDAETIRALLCADMEQFLERETRTFDSVSGVQIQDMACTRDGSSDVVRCQGKIVATYGTEDTEFPLTNYRVVQEDGEWKWCGEAE